A section of the Triticum dicoccoides isolate Atlit2015 ecotype Zavitan chromosome 7A, WEW_v2.0, whole genome shotgun sequence genome encodes:
- the LOC119333847 gene encoding protein argonaute 4A-like codes for MGAAEGALGVEEAAGGGSPPPRLATLALARAGSGTGRRGAPGIRREAFEELVADGHVAAAAACFPRRAQTEVRLSIFFPPKVNSISVPGRGHLACLSEWGCPLFHQSIFHSNPLNIVDLGVGVMGCRGFHSSFQAAQSGLSLNTDIFITNTVKPDFPLANQMVGNLNKTHWAKAENEVNNSRIKTSPANAEYKMVCLSERNCSEQMFSLKQLEIPVYAYFVKNRGMELRYSGDFPCINVGKPKRPAYLPIELCSLAPLQSLTTLERSPFVEKSRQILLKRMSVLSDVMRCSSYGTESMLSACRIPIFQGFTQVAGRILQPPKVYSWINQNHSLKEGIILIMTWCFYHKNILGAHHGLISTYALATLVLYIFDVVNSCFTRPEVLHIFMEFFSKFDCEIKKSSLWEPVSTSYLPNVTGNLCLLGLLLFEC; via the exons ATGGGGGCGGCGGAAGGTGCGCTCGGCGTCGAGGAGGCCGCCGGCGGGGGCTCCcctccgcctcgcctcgccacGCTCGCGCTGGCCCGCGCTGGGAGCGGGACCGGCCGCAGGGGCGCCCCCGGCATCCGCCGCGAGGCATtcgaggagctcgtcgccgacggccacgtggcggcggcggctgcatgCTTCCCGCGCCGGGCGCAGACGGAGGTGAGGCTCTCGATCTTTTTCCCTCCCAAGGTGAATAGCATTTCTGTTCCGGGTCGTGGGCACTTGGCATGCTTGTCCGAATG GGGCTGCCCGTTATTCCATCAATCAATTTTTCACAGCAACCCTTTGAACATCGTGGACTTGGGTGTGGGTGTGATGGGCTGTAGAGGGTTTCACTCGAGCTTTCAAGCCGCACAGAGTGGACTTTCTCTAAATACTG ATATTTTCATAACAAATACTGTGAAGCCTGATTTTCCACTTGCCAACCAGATGGTTGGTAACCTGAACAAAACTCATTGGGCTAAG GCCGAGAATGAAGTGAATAATTCAAGGATAAAAACAAGCCCAGCAAATGCAGAATACAAGATGGTCTGTTTGAGTGAAAGGAACTGTTCTGAACAAAT GTTTTCCCTGAAGCAATTAGAAATACCAGTTTATGCTTACTTTGTGAAGAACCGTGGCATGGAGCTGAGATACTCTGGTGATTTCCCTTGTATTAATGTGGGGAAACCAAAGCGGCCAGCATATCTTCCTATTGAG CTCTGCTCGCTTGCGCCTTTGCAATCTTTGACTACCTTAGAAAGATCACCATTTGTCGAGAAGTCCAGGCAGATACTTCTAAAAAGGATGTCAGTTTTGTCTGAT GtaatgagatgcagcagctacggtACAGAATCTATGCTGAGCGCATGTAGAATTCCAATATTCCAAGGCTTTACGCAAGTGGCTGGTAGGATACTGCAGCCCCCCAAG GTCTACAGTTGGATCAATCAAAATCATTCATTGAAGGAGGGTATCATATTGATAATGACCTGGTGTTTCTACCACAAGAATATCCTAGGAGCTCACCATGGTCTCATTTCTACTTATGCATTGGCAACCCTGGTTCTGTATATTTTTGATGTGGTCAACAGTTGTTTTACTAGGCCAGAG GTGTTGCACATATTCATGGAGTTTTTCAGCAAGTTTGATTGCGAGATAAAAAAGTCTAGCTTGTGGGAACCAGTTTCTACCAGTTACCTTCCAAATGTGACTGGTAATCTATGTCTCCTTGGCCTACTCTTATTTGAGTGTTAG